GTTCtatgaggaaggagggaagggaaaatggtTTGGTAGATGAGCACAATGTCTGCTATCATAGGTGGAACTTGACAGTAAGTGTTGGTAAAACTAAGCAAGAAGTAAAAACATAGGAAATTctgaaaacaaccaacaacatTAGTGCTCATCTCTTTAATTTATCtgcaagaaaagaagaaatataactTAATTGTGCCATCTAAATGGTTTCTTCTTCTGGTAAATTGTCCTCCTGCTGTTGAAGAAGATAATTATTCAATTTGTGTATTAGAGTCCTGCTAGCTTAATAGATCCCTAATGCAATTAGCAGAGGGTTTGTGTTTCATTATGCAACTTTATGCACAAAAGAGCTTATTACAGATACTTTTATGTGTTTCATGTATTTCTGTGTTATTCTATTATTAAAGAACATACGACTATGGTTGTTTATGAATCCATACCTTCAAAGAGTTGAAAAACAAATTGTTGGTATGTAACTTTCTTCTGTTAAAGTCTAGCATTGGTCTAGCATcaatttctgaatttttttctttttgattgatTAAATAGCAAGAATAATTTGGTATCATATTATAAGTGCTTTTGAAGAGTAAACATTATGAGCACtgtttaatttcatgaaaaataaaaacaaatttctatCTAAGGCACTGGAGGAAAAGCATAAGAGCAGGAGACTGAGAGTCAATACCCTGATGAGTCCTGGAAGcaaaagacaggagagagagaaggttagtacAGCATAAAATAATTAGTGTGTACTTGACCAGTTTACACTGGTAAAGTGTACACTGGAATATAGATGGTTAGGTGGTGACCTGGACAGGAGTGAAAAGACTAGTAGGAATCAGCGATGTGTTTCTATAGAGGTTTCCCATCATTGGGGTAGAACAAGAGGATAGGTGTCTTTTGAACACCTGACTTCCTCTTATGTTtagctttttcccccctctagaCTTTCTCTTCACTCTCTATTCCTTGAAGACTCTGCTTGGATATATTTATTAAGTTTCCCAGATCCTACTCTACTCTGTAGTGAACTCTTTTGTACACAGTTGCTGGATTGTTGGTGTCCTTCTTTGGAAAATGGTCCAGAATGCTGACCCATTCTTCTGTCTTCAAAATACAATATAGTACTACATAAATAGCCTACACGCAGCAATGAATGAATTCCTACACTTTTACACATAGGTGTGGATTTGGAGACAGTAACCTTAAAACATGTTATTTCCTTGTTTAGTCTTCAGCACTTTCTTACAAAAGGATTTCTGAGTTGAAAGATGCTTTTGAATTTTCAGACTGAGTGATAGCATTAATAGCATCAATTAATGGCTTGCTCTCCATCTTGCCCTCTTCAAGGTGACTTTCTAAACTGTCCCCATCAAGCAGTGGGCTCATTCTCACTAACCTGTACTGTCTTTTGCTAGtacaatggagaaagaaaagagctgagCCAGTTTAGAGTTTAGGTCTCAAAAAACCTGGTAGTCCACTATTCTTTTCTGGAATTTCACCCCCTGGTGATAATCTTGAGTTAGTCTAATGAGAGATGAAATACTGTAGAGGAAAGAGCCTACTTATGTCATTAGAGGTCACTCTGGGATAGGCTTACCCGTATAAATCCCAAACAAAGAGCAGCACGTGGCACTTTCTAATGCATTAGATGTCTTAAACTTTTTCATGTTATTTCAGAACTTGCTGCCATCTTTTGAACATACAAATATGACCACTTTTTATGGCTGTGCACCTTTTAAAAACccttttctcatttctgcttccttcatgggaaaatttaaagaatttgGCAGTCGGCCATGTAATTTAGCCTACATAGACTTTTCTCTCTAAAACTATGTTTCTAATCTTATCCATGATTTCAATGACATGCAATAAACATATAACCTAATTCACCAGCAAGTATTTATAGCTACTCTCACTTCTATCTACATTTGTAATATCTACACAACAAATTTTAGTCTTAAAATCTGAATTAATCAGATTCTACATAGATGATACTTCCTATCCTATTTTTGCTTCAGGTCTTCCTGTTCTTGAAGAAAAAttctcatttaatttatttttccttcattttctttttctgagatttttttgttaatttaaaaatttttattttattaatttattcttattacatctcaatggttattccatcccttgtatcctcccattcctccctccctcccattttccctttactccccctcctctatgactgtgcctgagggggatttcctccctctttatatgctcatagggtatcaagtcttttgttggtagcctgctatccttcctctgagtgccaccaggtctccccatccaggggacatggccaaatataaggcaccagagtacatgtgaaagtcagaccccactctccactcaactgtgcagaatgtcctgtccattggctagatctgggtaagggtttgaagtttacggcctgtattgtccttgcaccagccaaggacaacacaggccatAAACTTTTTCTGAGATTTAACTATAAAACTTaagaaaaagtttctttaaatgaatttgtatttcctttttttcccatttaacaccatttaaattattttcttggtgtgtgtgtgtagctgtggccAAATACCTGACAAAGCTACTTAAACAAGCTTTGCTTAGGTTCATAGTTTCCGAGACTCAGCCCCTGCTGGACAGTCCACATGCACGTGGACAGCATGGTGGTGTGGaagttttgtgtgcatgtgtgtgtttaagtgcatatatacatgtttacCTTCATGTGTGTATACCAGAGATTTACTCATTAAAAgtcatgaaatagaaacaaaaacatttaaaaatgggcTAAAGAATAAACTACCACCAATGATCTACCCTTAGTGACCAATTTTCTCTAACTAACCTTCAACTTCTTGTTTCTAGAATATAGCAGAAAAACACTAACTATGTTTTACATGTGGGTTCATGAAAGACATGAGATAACAGTCACCCATCCATTCACAAGTATTTTCGATCCATTCACAAATATTTGCAATAATTACTAGGAGCAAGTTTTTGCTGTTAGTCTTAATAACACAAGTCTGTACTGTTTGAAACATACACAGTTTTGTAGACAGACATTGTGCtcataaacaagtaaacaaaacctCTAAATTCCATAAGGCAAAACATAAGGTATTGGTATATATACATCTTCAAATGGGTCTTATACTAAGATAAATGAAGAGTATCTGTAACTACTCTCCAGAATGAAGAAGTAAATGCTTCTTGGACCACACATAACCAAGTAGTTCACATGCAGGAAATAAGAGGAAGCGTCACTAGCAATATGAAGCAAACAGCTCAGAAACTGGGACATAGAAAGCCAACACTGTCACGCTATATGTTAAGACCAAAGCTTAGGACATTCTCAGAAGCCTCTTGACTGAAAATGAGTTCCCAACCCCAAACCACCAAATATCTGAGAAAGACCAAAGCCAGCAAAGTACAATTCAATTTATAAATAGATATTGATGAAGAAATATAGTGAATATATCACTATAGTTATTGCTTTTTATATAATACTATTTGTGATATGACTGTCATTAAGACTCCACAACcatataaaaatggaataaaaataaaaagttaatcttatttatttatttcctaaataATAGTTAATTTCCAAACAGAGCATTGCAAATAATATATTAAGAACAAGTAtcgccaggcttggtggtgcacaactctctgtgggttcaaggtcagcctagtttacaaaagtgagtctaggacagccaggactgttacacagagaaccttgtctcaaaaaaaccttaaaaacaaaaaacaaaaaaacaagtatactttttttttctagattgtgAACAATAAATTACTTTCTCACTTTATAGAAAGAGCATTAAATTGTGACTAGGTGGTTATAAATGAACTATTTGATGAAACTTAGTCCTCATTTATAAAACCcagtaataaaaatggaagagaaatgaaattcCAGGTAGCTAAGAAACATAAGAAGACTTGCTCAGGTTTGTGGGACTggaaaaaacaacttaaaaatggTCTATTATTTTATACTGGTCTAATGAACAAACGCTGGAAAATAAGGCAAGTGTCAAATAGCAGTGAGAACCTGTGGCAGCCTAGGGACCCTCATGGCAGTAGCGTTTGAAGCAGGCATTCCTCAGGGCTTACTTCTACAGTGCTTAGTCAAGTTAAATGCCTACATTTCTTATAGCTCATgaacttcttgattttttttctccagagaaGCATGTTTCTATGCATATGTGCAAAGCTATTTGTCATGGGCTTGTTAGTAATAGTGGGGAGCTTGAGGCAACGGATAGATGGAGTATGTATGTGTAACTGTGTGTTACATTTCAGAGCAGTGGCTAGTTAGATGCAGAGtaacaaagattttaaaagcatattgCTGACTgaataaaggagaaaggaagctgagagtGAAGTCTCACAGTTGTTACTTGGCAGGTGGAAGCAAGTGGAATGTGACATTGGGGCCAACATGGGTTAGGTACCAAGAATAAACTCCCAAATAATGAAAAGAAGGCATGAAAAAAGGTCCACGGGCCAATAATctgtatgtaaataaaatatacacatccAGGAACTAACAGTTAAAGGAAAACACTTCTAAAATGTTAGAGTAGTGTTCTGTGAAAGGAAGGATAGGACAAAGAAAacgaattttaaaataatagaagccTCTTTCTggtgtaaacaaataaaatgtaatttagagATGAATTGTCGTTTCCAAAATAAAAGGAGATATTTCCAAGGAATAAGGGTGTCAGTACAAAAATGAGCCAGTGGGAACACTGTAATACAATGATACCATTTGATGATGGAAAATACCGTGGAGGAATCAAACCATATGCTGGCATGGAAAACAGCATTGACACCATGGGGAAAGAGAGCCACTTCTACAGAGTGGTTGGTTCTAGAAGGGCTCCTAGGgctgggaagtgaatgtgatcaGAGACTCACAGGCTCTGAAGAGCCAGCCATGGGAATACATTTGAGAAGCGCCCACCAGACACAGACCTTGGCATGTTCTGCAAATTGAGTGGGGTCCAGTGCAGCTGGTGTTTATCGGACAGGCATGAGAAGGCCCAGAGGAGCTGGAATCAGAGGCGAAGGCACATAAAGCCTTAGAGTTCATCACAATTAGGATGAGAAACCCTGAAGGGGATGAAGCAGATGTTAACAAGATCTGGTTTACATGTTTAATCTCTCAGAGTTTACTCTGTTGCTCTGAGTATAGAATGGATTAGCAGAGGTCAACAGAAGCAGCTGGAACTGACCAGGGGGTAGCTTGTAAGAGAGGCAACAACTACCAGAGACTGTGGTCATGGCCACACTGTAGTCACTGCTGCAGTAGAGAGAGTCAAGATGTGACCTGGCTGTTTAGACATGTTTGGAAAGAATAGATATCTTAGTTTCTCAGCTTACCACTTCCTGAGAAGTAAATGAGCAACGTATTTTGAGTTAAAGTCAAGAATTCCTAGTCAGAAAGGCTGGATGCCTTTCTGGAAGACCTCCGAGAGAAGATTCAAAAGAAGGAATGAGATGAAAAGGAAACGTTAAGCTCATCTCGCAACAGGAGAACTAGCTTTGGAAGTGACTTGTTTAAGCCACTGAAAAGATGGCCCCAGACAAATAGTAGATGTGGAGGTGGCAAATGAAGGAATCTGTTTAGGGCCTTGAGGAAATCAGCTAGTTATGGAAGGCAAAAGTGGCTGAGGTGGTAGGAAGAAATGGTGTGGTTTTCCCGAGTTGGAGAATCCCAAGAGAAGTTGTCAATTCTATTAAATGTTGCCTAGAATAAGGTAAGAATCGGATCAAAAGTTTAGCCTATCACTTTGGCAACAGGTACTCCATTGACAACTTCGATAGGAGTAATTCATGTTGCTTTGAGTTGGAAGCTACAGTGGAGCTGAGAAAGAGGAATGAAGatgaaaagaatatgaaataatatCTGGGGATCACATTCTGAAAATTATTTCTGGATAGGTTGGGCAACATGTACATGCAATCAGTGTTAAAATCAGTGTAGTGGCTCCTCAGATAGAAGGTGAGAATATTATCAAGAAGAACTTCCATACGAAGTTTTGTCACTTCTGGGTGGGTATCTACCCAGAGCATGTAATGCAACAGAGACGCCTGCCTTTGGTTTCTGTCACAGCACTGGTCACCAGAGCCAGTCTACGGAATCAGCTCAGGTTACCCAACAGGCTGTAACTTTTCTGTAATACAGCCCACATGAAAATACCAAACAAgaaatgtgattaaaaaatagCTGTTTTAAGGATAGTTGTAATCTACAGCTTTACTTAGGAGATAGCTTTAGACAAAACTTATTTATGCCATGGGAAAGATGGAGGCAAACGAATCAACAAATAAGATATAGTGAATATACATAATGGAGTTTTACTTGgtcataaaaagaatgaaattatgttgCTTGAAGGAATATAAATAGAACTACAGATCATAGTGTAGAGAAACAACTCAGTTCTACAAAGGCATGTTTTGCATAGTTTCCCTTATGTGTGAGCTAGGCAAAAATATAAGACTATGAAACTCAAAGGGAGGCTGGTAGgacttgggaaggagagaagtaGGTAGTagtgatggaagaagaaaagcaatagaAGGCGTGAATAACATCAAAGagcattatatgtatgtatgtaagtgccATTTAAATATACTTTGACAATTAACATAGAGTAATAAAACTGTCAGCCACCTCAGATGTTTGTCATGTAAGGTCCTATACACATTGACTCTTAAAACCATGAACTTTCTTTATTCGAACAATATTTATCCCCTTGTTCTCCCAGGCCAGGTAGAATTGAGGTGATTAGTTTCTCAGATAGGCTCATATAAAGGTTCCCCTGGCAGGTTGATAATTAGCATCTTGTAAAGCCAATACTCTTGAAGCACTGGTTCAATATGGCTGGAAGTAGAGTCTGAAACAATAaagggttttgtttatttcagttttcagCTCAGCTATGGATTTCTTATTTACTCAGCATTGTTCTACTCTTTATGCTATTTAAGAAATTGAGAGTAGAAGTCTGAAATCTTGGTGTCTTTCTAGATAGACACCAGGATATCATGTTAGCTGGCTGCTTGGTGTTATGCAGTTTCCTGAGTTCCTCATTGTAAGTCTCCTCTTGCTAAATTCTCGCCTTCTATGTGGCTCTAAGCTCTTTCCTGTTACATAATTTCTTACAGGTATGTTTGCTTACTCGATCCAAGTGCTATTAATGTCTCTTTCCTTTGATCTCTGATCAACTTTGTTGTTTATGTAGTTTCTGCTAAGCAatcatgtttgatttttaatgggagttaaattagatttttaaatttttatttacttaaataatgaacacacacacacacacatacacacatacacacacacgcacacacaccactaatGCTTTGGTCAGGAATTTGTAGGGCTGGTTATTATTTCAGCTGGCAGTGATTTCTAGATTCCTATTTGTACACTTAAATTTCCTCTCTCCACTTGGCTTCATTTTGcattaaaacatttcaaagtcAATACGCTCATTTTCTTCTCATCAAAAATATACGCTCCAAACCTTTGagtgaaaacaaagcacaaagctTACTTTACTTTTGGAAGGAAATCTGTAGTCATGCAGACTGGCTTTAGAATTCTGTTTGTGTTATTTGCAAATTTTACAACTGAGGCCTTGTCAGGCTCTCTgattcctgtttctttctgtcaaatggaaataaaaagcatttctttGTGAAAGTTTAAAGAGCTATTTCTGAAAGGCATCTAAATAGACGGACCCAGTATAGATTATTGTTTtccacaaagcaaaaataaaactaagtccCAAATTGTGGTGTAGGTCTGAAAGGTGCAATGTCTTCCCAGAAAGAGGTTATGGCTTTGATACAATTGAGTGAATTATAGCAAAGGGATTATTTGACATAGGTTTTAATTTGGGAAGGGATGGTGGTAGTTTTAATGAGATGTCCCCAGTAAGTCTCTAGCATTTGAATACTTACTTAATCACCAATTAGTGGCTGATTATGGAGGTATAGTCTTGCCAAAGGAAGTCTGTCACTAGGAGTGAGGTTGGGAAGGGTGTTGGGGCTAGTTTTGAGTTTGTAAAAGACTCATGCcatattgcatgttttctttgcttcctgttttgtGGTTTCCTGCTCCAACCACCTGCCATCTCTACTCTTCCATCTTAGACTCTCACTCTCTGGGACCATAAGCcccaaataagctctttcttctataactgccttgcttgtttgtttgtttgttttttatcacagcaataaaaaagtaattgATATAGGGTTTTCTATCAGTTGCAAACACAGGTTTTATCACCATCTGACAAAATTCAATTGAATTTCAAAGACCAGTTGTTTCTGAATGTATACAGTTAACCTCAATTTCAATATTGGTATCCATGCTAACcctttcaaagattatttttcatttataaataatcAGGGATAATACTTACTTGTATTCTGCCCATGACTAAGCAGTTTGTGTTATGATTTCCTTTCCATGTTCACTGTTTCCCCACCCTTCTGATAAAACATGGATTCTTGCTGGAAACTTCTGAGAACTagttgctgagctatctttccatttctttattttattttatttattttttttatgagcaaaaaatttatttattcatttcttgcaTTTGAAGTACTTCTCGATGACATCCTTGGCCTGAGATTCTTTGCCATAGTCCTTAACCACCACACAACTACAACCAACCACTTTCCGTGGCTTTCCCTCTCGATTGATTTTACAGAGTCCTAcccatttccccaatttcttGTTTTCATCAACCTTAATCAGGTTGATCCGGTGCTCAGCACACAGCGCCTCCACCAGCTTGACATACTTGGGTTCATCGCAGTTGGATGCCAGCACACAAAGGTGGGCCTGGCGCTTGTCTAAGGCTCTGGCAGCTTCGCGTATGCCACGTGCTAGGCCATCGTGGATAAGGGTGGTCTTCAgcacctcttgaagagcagtgtTGACGTCCATTACacctccagcagcaatgccttcCTCGGCCATGGCGGTGGATTACGGGTGAGGCCGAATCTTGAACATACCTGAGCCTCCGCCTCCGCGCAACTCGGCGGCGGCAGGGGAAAAGGTATCTTTCCATTTATAATCCTGTAACTACAATggaaatttaaagaaatgaacGTGGTAAAGCACATCTATTTTATCTTTCCGCATTCTGACTTGTCATTTACAGAGTCTATATGGTTATAAGTCTTTACAACAGGGTAGATACTCATAATGAAGATTATCATGTAGGAGATAAAAGCATATGCTTAATCAAACCTCGAAATCCTATAGCACTCATATGTCTCTGTGCAGGACAAAGAGCAGACCAGTTAAATTATGTCAGGTCTCACTGATGAACCTCAGGCTCCTTTTGACTTTTAGAATCAGCTCTCCTTAGACACTGCTCTGCTTTTCAGCATTCCTTCACTTTAGCCAGCCTTGACATAAGACTTAGAAATCTCCCAGGTGTGAGTGTGAGAACGAGCCTGCCCTATGATCTCATTTCCTTGCAGAATCTTTTAGTGAGGGGAACCTattatacttgatttttttcatgcctaatagatagataggtcatttatacatatacaaatgcaaATTGTAAGGCCAAATGCATGGCATGAGATGTTTGTCTTCCTGCAGCTGGAATGCTATAAGTCAACCTTCCAGAAGGttgcctccctctgtctttaAGCTAAGCAATGTTCTGGCCTTGTTATTTTCACTATTGGATATGGAGTATGCCTCAGGCTTTCTACTACACACATCTAGAGTCATGGTAACACTGTACACTGCAGTACATAGTTGAGAAGGGTCACACATCTCAACTAACAcaaaatggccttgaactttaggaatttttttcttgGCTTATATGTAAAACCAAATCATAGAAAACTATGAATGAATGATGGGTAAGCAAAGAATCATTTGTAAtaaagtgttttaattttattacatttgtgaaatttaataaatcatttatatttttctcattgaCATTCAGTAGTTGAGACTTTCAAACATGCATATAGTGTGTTATATTCAATGCACTCCTCATTCCATTTTTCCTCACAGTAAaatgtactttctttttaattttctcattgagTCTACTTAgtgttgcctgtgtgtacacaggtgAAGGACTGTTTGCTTCATATCATAGACTCTTCTGGCACATGGGTAGCCTACAGAGTCTgaatccctgaagaaaacttacTGTCTCTCTCCGAAAGCCATTAGTTGCCAATTGAGTCTCATCTAGTTGTGGGACATCATGAGCCCTGATACACGCTGGGACTTTGATCTTGTGCATTGGCTTCATTAGGGTTTCTAGTACTATAAAAtagcttgaggaggaaaggatttatttttgttgttgctgttttgttttgcttgttttttgttgtttcttttggcttatacttccacatcactgttcattgttgaaggaaatcaggacagtaccgcaaacagggaaggaacctggaagcaggggCCAGTGCAGGCACAGCAGAGGAGTGTAGTTTAGTGGCTTGCTTCTCTTACCTCCCTAGCCTGTCAAGATACATATTGGAGAAAAGATAGCACCTTCAATAAATGGTCCAGATCAAGTtggatagctacatgtagaagaatgaaacatttcttaccttgcacaaaattcaactccaGGTGCATCAAGGAACTCATAGGACCCAAAGAAGGGATTGTACTTCAAGGTGCAAGAAAGAACTTTGTGAATCTGACCCAGGTAACACAGgaattaagatcaacaattgacAAATGTGGCCACTTGAAACCAATAAGTTTCTTATAGCAAAGGGCACCATAATGTAAGTgaaaagacagcctacagaacTTCAAAAAATCATTATCAGCTCCATTTGACAGAGAGCTAATGTTTATACTatacaaaccaacaacaacaacaacaaccacaacaacaacaacaacaacaacaaaccaccaagaaaataaataactcaattaaaaacatggtcttgaaactaaacagaggattatcaaaagaaaaaatacaagtggcttaaaaatattttccattcctGGCTATTatggaaatgaaatttaaaactaccttgagatttcatctcattcacgtcaaaatggctaagataaagcAAAATGCACAAATCCCACATGATGGCAGGCATGGTCCtgatcctagcactagggaggaagagaagggctgATCTTTATTGAGGCCAGTGGTATGCATAGTGAGCTCCTGGCCATCCAGTGATATATAATGAAACCCTTTCtgcaaataaacaaatcaataaatgaatACTAACAAATGTTGGTGTACATGtcaggaaagaggaacacttcttggCTGTCACGAGAGCTACAGAACTGATACAGCCACTACTGAAATCCATGTGGATGTTTCTAAAGATGTGAGAAATAGATCAGCCACATGGCCCTGCTGTCCTGCTCATGCGTGTGTTTGTAGAGGACTTTATGTCCCACTACAGAAACAATTGCTCTTCCATGTCCATTGTTGCTGCTCACAAAagccaggaaatgaaaacagcctagatgtcctgAATGGCTAATGAAAA
This window of the Acomys russatus chromosome 1, mAcoRus1.1, whole genome shotgun sequence genome carries:
- the LOC127189605 gene encoding 40S ribosomal protein S12-like gives rise to the protein MAEEGIAAGGVMDVNTALQEVLKTTLIHDGLARGIREAARALDKRQAHLCVLASNCDEPKYVKLVEALCAEHRINLIKVDENKKLGKWVGLCKINREGKPRKVVGCSCVVVKDYGKESQAKDVIEKYFKCKK